From Solidesulfovibrio carbinoliphilus subsp. oakridgensis, the proteins below share one genomic window:
- a CDS encoding hydantoinase/oxoprolinase family protein, which yields MAVVGVDTGGTFTDIICRRDGGFAVLKLPSTPDNPARAVLEGLSRLGFSPTRVLHGSTVATNALLERKGAVTAFVTNAGFEDLISIGRQNRPELYDLSSRKEPCLVPEALRFGVPGRVSAEGKAVEDLTPEDAWKAAQAVAVSGATSVAVCLLFSFLKPGHEKLLGQALAEVGVSVSLSSELLAEFREYERAATTVANAYVAPVMDAYLGELDAGLPEGASLSVMQSGGGLITAATARREPVRTILSGPAGGLVAALAIGKAAGCDRLITFDMGGTSTDVSLLDGGLTMAASATLAGLPIKTPMLDIHTVGAGGGSLALLDAGGALRVGPQSAGAEPGPACYGRGGGLTVTDANLFLGRLAPDLFLGGAMPLFPDRLPPLFATLGQAAGLSPVEAAEGIVAVAEAAMERAIRVISVERGHDPAEFALLSYGGAGGLHAVSLARLLGVKTVVVPRHAGLFSALGMLYADVVKDVSATVMLGSDTTDVFELAGLFGDLEVKAREAMAVEGVPAAKVVLERQLDMRYRGQSHELSIRFVADPYSAFHNRHEAIFGFKNPRDVVEVVTLRIRARGITDKPAFEEAKHLVAAAPEGAFLGERPLVWRGREIGAQWYDREKLLPGNHLLGPALVAEPSATTFIPPKAEATVDGFGNLVIATGGGA from the coding sequence ATGGCCGTTGTCGGCGTGGATACCGGAGGCACTTTTACCGATATTATCTGCCGGCGGGACGGAGGCTTTGCGGTCCTAAAGCTTCCCTCCACCCCGGACAACCCGGCCCGGGCCGTCCTCGAGGGCCTTTCCCGCCTGGGTTTTTCGCCGACAAGGGTCCTGCACGGCTCGACCGTGGCCACCAACGCGCTCCTGGAGCGCAAGGGCGCGGTCACGGCCTTCGTGACCAACGCCGGCTTCGAGGACCTGATCAGTATCGGCCGCCAGAACCGGCCCGAACTCTATGATCTTTCCAGCCGCAAGGAGCCGTGCCTGGTGCCCGAGGCCCTGCGGTTCGGCGTGCCCGGCCGCGTCTCGGCCGAGGGCAAGGCCGTCGAGGACCTGACGCCCGAGGACGCCTGGAAGGCCGCCCAGGCCGTGGCCGTCTCCGGGGCCACGTCGGTTGCCGTCTGCCTCCTTTTTTCCTTTTTGAAGCCCGGGCACGAGAAACTCCTCGGCCAGGCCCTGGCCGAGGTCGGGGTGTCGGTGTCGCTCTCGAGCGAGCTTCTGGCCGAATTTCGTGAATACGAGCGGGCCGCCACCACCGTGGCCAACGCCTACGTGGCCCCGGTCATGGACGCCTATCTCGGCGAACTGGACGCCGGCCTGCCCGAGGGGGCGTCCCTTTCGGTCATGCAGTCGGGCGGCGGGCTCATCACCGCCGCCACGGCCCGCCGGGAGCCGGTGCGCACCATCCTGTCCGGCCCGGCCGGCGGACTGGTCGCGGCCCTGGCCATCGGCAAGGCGGCCGGCTGCGACAGGCTCATCACCTTCGACATGGGCGGCACCTCCACCGACGTGTCGCTCCTGGACGGCGGCCTGACCATGGCCGCCTCGGCCACGCTTGCCGGCCTGCCCATCAAGACTCCCATGCTCGACATCCACACCGTCGGGGCCGGCGGCGGCTCCCTGGCGCTCCTCGACGCCGGCGGGGCTCTTCGCGTCGGGCCCCAAAGCGCCGGGGCCGAGCCGGGTCCGGCCTGCTACGGCCGGGGCGGCGGCCTGACCGTCACCGACGCCAACCTCTTTCTCGGACGCCTGGCCCCGGATCTTTTTCTCGGCGGGGCCATGCCGCTTTTCCCGGACCGGCTGCCGCCGCTCTTTGCGACGCTTGGCCAGGCGGCCGGGCTTTCGCCCGTGGAAGCGGCCGAGGGCATCGTGGCCGTGGCCGAGGCGGCCATGGAACGGGCCATTCGGGTCATTTCCGTGGAGCGGGGCCATGATCCGGCCGAGTTCGCCTTGCTCTCCTACGGCGGAGCCGGCGGGCTCCATGCCGTGTCCCTGGCCCGGCTCCTCGGCGTCAAGACCGTGGTCGTGCCGCGCCATGCCGGCCTTTTTTCGGCCCTCGGCATGCTCTATGCCGACGTGGTCAAGGATGTCTCGGCCACGGTCATGCTCGGCTCGGACACCACCGACGTCTTCGAACTGGCCGGGCTTTTCGGCGACCTGGAGGTCAAGGCCCGCGAGGCCATGGCCGTGGAGGGCGTGCCCGCCGCCAAGGTGGTGCTCGAACGCCAGCTCGACATGCGCTATCGCGGCCAGTCCCACGAATTGTCCATCCGCTTCGTGGCCGATCCCTATTCCGCCTTTCACAACCGCCATGAGGCGATTTTCGGCTTCAAAAATCCCCGGGATGTGGTCGAGGTGGTCACCCTTCGCATCCGGGCCCGGGGCATCACGGACAAGCCCGCCTTCGAGGAGGCCAAGCATCTGGTCGCGGCCGCGCCCGAAGGGGCGTTCCTCGGCGAGCGACCCCTCGTCTGGCGCGGCCGGGAGATCGGTGCCCAGTGGTACGATCGGGAAAAGCTCCTTCCCGGCAACCACCTCCTCGGCCCGGCCCTCGTGGCCGAACCCTCGGCCACGACGTTCATTCCGCCCAAGGCCGAAGCCACCGTCGACGGCTTCGGCAACCTGGTTATCGCCACCGGCGGTGGGGCGTAG
- the icd gene encoding NADP-dependent isocitrate dehydrogenase, translating into MEKTVYWIEGDGIGPDVWKAGRPVLDAAVEKAYGGGRKLVWKELLAGGKAFKETGDYLPQATLDALAGAELAFKGPLATPVGGGFRSLNVTLRQVLDLYACIRPIRYFKGIESPVKRPDLVDMVIYRENTEDVYAGIEYATGTPEAKKLIAFLRDELGANVDETAGIGIKPITPAGSKRLVRKAIRFAVDSGRSSVTLVHKGNIMKYTEGAFRAFGYEVAATEFADQTMTEEEAAAGGKKPIVIKDRIADNMFQVALMRPQDYSVIATTNLNGDYISDALAAQVGGLGLAPGVNMSEKLAFFEPTHGIAPALAGKDKANPGSLILSGAMLLAHIGWNEAASLIHDAMDKTISGKKVTVDLADQIPGATTIGCAAFGELLAANL; encoded by the coding sequence ATGGAAAAGACGGTATATTGGATCGAGGGCGACGGTATCGGCCCGGATGTCTGGAAGGCCGGGCGGCCGGTTCTCGACGCCGCTGTGGAAAAGGCCTACGGCGGCGGCCGCAAGCTCGTCTGGAAGGAGCTGCTCGCCGGCGGCAAGGCGTTCAAGGAAACCGGCGACTACCTGCCCCAGGCCACCCTCGATGCCCTGGCCGGCGCGGAACTGGCTTTCAAGGGCCCGCTGGCCACGCCCGTTGGCGGCGGTTTTCGGAGCTTAAACGTCACCCTGCGCCAGGTCCTCGATCTCTACGCCTGCATCCGCCCCATCCGCTATTTCAAGGGCATCGAATCCCCGGTCAAGCGGCCCGACCTCGTGGACATGGTCATTTACCGCGAAAATACCGAGGACGTGTACGCCGGCATCGAATATGCGACCGGCACGCCCGAGGCCAAGAAACTCATCGCCTTTTTGCGCGACGAGCTCGGGGCCAACGTCGACGAGACCGCCGGCATCGGCATCAAGCCCATCACCCCGGCCGGATCCAAGCGGCTGGTCAGAAAGGCCATCCGGTTTGCCGTGGACTCGGGACGTTCGAGCGTGACCCTCGTCCACAAGGGCAACATCATGAAGTACACCGAGGGCGCGTTTCGGGCCTTTGGCTACGAAGTGGCGGCCACGGAATTCGCGGACCAGACCATGACCGAGGAAGAGGCAGCCGCCGGCGGCAAAAAGCCCATCGTCATCAAGGACCGCATCGCGGACAACATGTTCCAGGTGGCTCTCATGCGGCCCCAGGACTATTCCGTTATCGCCACCACCAACTTGAACGGCGACTACATCTCCGACGCCCTGGCCGCCCAGGTCGGCGGCCTTGGCCTGGCTCCCGGCGTCAATATGAGCGAGAAGCTGGCCTTTTTCGAGCCGACCCACGGCATTGCCCCGGCCCTTGCCGGCAAGGACAAGGCCAACCCGGGCAGCCTCATTCTGAGCGGCGCCATGCTCCTGGCCCACATCGGCTGGAACGAGGCCGCGAGTCTCATCCACGACGCCATGGACAAGACCATCTCCGGCAAGAAGGTCACCGTGGATCTGGCCGACCAGATCCCGGGCGCGACCACCATCGGCTGCGCCGCCTTCGGCGAGCTGCTGGCCGCGAACCTGTAA